One Mesorhizobium loti genomic window carries:
- a CDS encoding Putative Dipeptide ABC transporter, periplasmic dipeptide-binding protein has product MDRRAFLKAAGVLSAGLAMKPSFAWSAAGDTLRIRMEGDLQCLDPAFMNGGIEDVMMRGIYVSLNHFGDIRKGSPWSLWGAEKLEQKDPKTIAFTLIDGLKWSGGFGAVTADDVKFSFERIADKALASPWAYQFEKLDRVEVVDARSGIIHLKEPYQPIFVTSLPYYGGHIISRAGTEKAGGKFTTQPPATCGPYLFSDWQQKQKVTLTANPDWPGPKPDFSKVEIYIVTDDQAAQLAYEADAFDYTKIAISATKAVKEKPPADTNLIEAQSTRYVWLTINQLSPRLKDLKVRQAVQYGVDVGQILTGVYDDLTKRSTGVVQPGTKFARASNLIAAPDYEKSAALLTEAGVSDLSLTLTVMNDSIRTATAQIIQASLEQAGIKVEIQPYDEAAFWGVGDKTQGDGYKNIDLALMDFAGGIDPSENLVWFRPDQIGAYNWSGFDSAEFETSYQQLVAESDEAKRIVLSNRMEDLMEQSGGFVFICHQPLVAIHKTAFDPVIYPDGHPNPVLFKKKA; this is encoded by the coding sequence ATGGATAGACGTGCATTCCTGAAAGCGGCCGGCGTGCTGAGCGCCGGCCTGGCGATGAAGCCGAGCTTTGCCTGGTCGGCCGCCGGCGACACGCTGCGCATCCGCATGGAGGGCGATCTGCAATGCCTCGATCCCGCCTTCATGAATGGTGGCATCGAGGATGTCATGATGCGCGGCATCTATGTCTCGCTCAACCATTTCGGCGACATCCGCAAAGGCTCGCCCTGGTCGCTGTGGGGCGCGGAAAAGCTGGAGCAGAAAGACCCGAAAACCATCGCCTTCACCTTGATCGACGGGCTGAAATGGTCTGGTGGTTTCGGCGCGGTCACGGCAGATGACGTGAAATTCTCCTTCGAGCGGATTGCCGATAAGGCGCTGGCATCGCCCTGGGCCTATCAGTTCGAGAAACTCGATCGTGTCGAGGTCGTCGACGCCAGATCCGGCATCATCCATCTGAAGGAACCTTACCAGCCGATCTTCGTCACCAGCCTGCCTTACTATGGCGGCCACATCATCAGCCGCGCCGGCACCGAGAAGGCGGGCGGCAAATTCACCACGCAGCCGCCGGCGACCTGCGGGCCCTATCTCTTCTCGGACTGGCAGCAGAAGCAGAAGGTGACGCTGACGGCCAATCCGGATTGGCCGGGACCGAAGCCGGACTTTTCGAAGGTCGAGATCTATATCGTCACCGACGACCAGGCGGCCCAGCTTGCCTACGAGGCCGATGCCTTCGACTACACCAAGATCGCCATTTCGGCGACCAAGGCCGTCAAGGAGAAGCCGCCGGCGGACACAAACCTGATCGAGGCGCAGTCGACCCGTTATGTCTGGCTGACCATCAACCAGTTGAGCCCGCGGCTCAAGGATTTGAAGGTGCGGCAAGCCGTGCAGTATGGCGTCGATGTCGGGCAGATCCTCACCGGCGTCTATGACGACCTGACCAAGCGCTCCACCGGCGTCGTCCAGCCCGGCACCAAATTCGCGCGCGCCTCCAATCTGATCGCGGCGCCCGACTATGAGAAGTCGGCCGCGCTACTCACTGAAGCCGGCGTCAGCGATCTGTCGCTGACGCTGACGGTGATGAACGATTCCATCCGCACCGCGACCGCGCAGATCATCCAGGCCAGCCTTGAGCAGGCCGGCATCAAGGTCGAGATCCAGCCCTATGACGAGGCCGCCTTCTGGGGCGTCGGCGACAAGACGCAGGGCGATGGCTACAAGAACATCGACCTGGCGCTGATGGATTTTGCCGGCGGCATCGACCCGTCGGAAAACCTGGTCTGGTTCCGCCCCGACCAGATCGGCGCCTACAATTGGTCGGGCTTCGACAGTGCGGAATTCGAGACCAGCTATCAGCAGCTGGTGGCGGAAAGCGACGAGGCCAAGCGCATCGTCTTGTCCAACCGCATGGAGGATCTGATGGAGCAGTCCGGCGGTTTCGTCTTCATCTGCCATCAGCCGCTGGTCGCTATCCACAAAACCGCATTCGACCCGGTCATCTATCCCGATGGCCATCCCAATCCGGTGCTGTTCAAGAAGAAGGCCTGA
- a CDS encoding amidohydrolase 2, producing the protein MFIVDTDVHNYWSSAEVLLPYLEPYWRDFLVRGEKPGPRGSFPHGHRPWLHPEGFSRHDIRPETEDDNYLIMKEKHLDLYDIDVAILTADEPLEASTLANYHYANALVKAYNDYMIDWWLPKDNRFKGSIIISPTDPHGAAAEIRRLGGHKDIVQVLASHGSQRPYGDPFYHPIYEACAEVGLPFAIHFGGQGGVNHNAIASGPTAYYWETHALLAQPAMTHVVSMISNGVFEKYPDLYFVVIECGVSWVPSLMWRLDANFKALRKETPWLKMLPSEYCRRNIRFSTQPLEQPQNVRHLWETLEHMDGQNTLLFASDYPHWDFDAPTNLHIPPAWRDKVMGLNALEVYKRIEAPAAAARVA; encoded by the coding sequence ATGTTCATCGTCGACACCGACGTTCACAATTACTGGTCGAGCGCCGAGGTGCTGCTGCCGTATCTCGAACCCTACTGGCGCGATTTCCTGGTGCGCGGCGAGAAGCCCGGGCCGAGGGGAAGCTTTCCGCACGGCCACCGTCCATGGCTGCACCCGGAGGGGTTCTCGCGGCACGACATCCGTCCGGAAACCGAGGATGACAATTACCTGATCATGAAGGAGAAGCACCTCGATCTCTATGACATCGATGTGGCGATCCTCACCGCCGACGAGCCTTTGGAAGCCTCGACCCTGGCCAACTATCACTATGCCAACGCACTGGTGAAAGCCTACAATGATTACATGATCGACTGGTGGCTGCCGAAGGACAACCGCTTCAAGGGATCGATCATCATTTCGCCGACCGACCCCCATGGCGCCGCAGCCGAGATCCGGCGTCTCGGCGGCCACAAGGACATCGTCCAGGTGCTGGCCAGCCACGGCTCGCAGCGCCCCTATGGCGATCCCTTCTACCATCCGATCTACGAAGCCTGCGCCGAGGTCGGGCTGCCCTTCGCCATTCATTTCGGCGGCCAAGGCGGCGTCAACCACAACGCGATCGCCAGCGGCCCGACTGCCTATTATTGGGAAACGCACGCCTTGCTCGCCCAGCCGGCGATGACCCATGTGGTCAGCATGATCTCCAACGGCGTGTTCGAGAAATATCCCGACCTCTATTTCGTCGTCATCGAGTGCGGCGTGTCGTGGGTGCCTTCGCTGATGTGGCGGCTCGATGCCAATTTCAAGGCGCTGCGCAAGGAGACGCCGTGGCTGAAGATGCTGCCGTCGGAATATTGCCGCCGCAACATCCGCTTCAGCACCCAGCCGTTGGAGCAGCCCCAGAACGTCAGGCATCTGTGGGAAACGCTGGAGCACATGGACGGCCAGAACACGCTGCTTTTCGCCTCCGACTATCCGCACTGGGATTTCGACGCGCCGACGAATCTGCACATCCCACCGGCCTGGCGCGACAAGGTGATGGGGCTGAATGCGCTGGAGGTCTACAAGCGCATCGAGGCTCCGGCCGCGGCCGCGAGGGTCGCCTGA
- a CDS encoding Dipeptide ABC transporter, permease protein, whose translation MLAYAVKRIGLGLLILVLVMIAMYAAVFLVPGDPATVALGPRATPELKRLLIERMGLDQPVWWQIIEFFRNALTGNLGYDVWSNRPVSMLVLEALPNTLILGLTALAVALLIGVPLGCLSVMRRGTAADAVIGVLSVGVIAVPSFVVAIYSLLLFAVTLRWLPAIGAGEAGDFASQAKALVMPAAAIALGWIGYIARMVRASMMEVMGEPHIRTARSFGLPEWKIVSKYALRIAIIPTISLVAVGLGSILSSAVFVEAVFARPGIGKLITDAVNTRNYPVVMGTVLIMTAIYVSITIAADLLIARLDPRVRDVFRG comes from the coding sequence ATGCTCGCATATGCAGTGAAGCGCATCGGTCTCGGCCTCCTGATCCTCGTCCTCGTCATGATTGCGATGTATGCGGCCGTCTTCCTGGTGCCGGGTGACCCCGCGACCGTGGCGCTTGGTCCGCGCGCCACGCCGGAACTGAAGCGGCTGCTGATCGAGCGCATGGGGCTCGACCAGCCGGTCTGGTGGCAGATCATCGAATTCTTCCGCAACGCGCTGACCGGCAATCTCGGCTATGACGTCTGGTCGAACCGGCCCGTCTCGATGCTGGTCCTTGAAGCGCTGCCCAACACGCTGATCCTCGGCCTGACCGCGCTGGCCGTCGCGCTCCTCATCGGCGTTCCCTTGGGTTGCCTGTCGGTGATGCGGCGCGGCACGGCGGCCGATGCCGTCATCGGCGTGCTCTCGGTCGGCGTCATCGCCGTGCCGTCCTTTGTCGTCGCCATCTATTCGCTGCTGCTGTTCGCCGTGACGCTGCGCTGGCTGCCGGCCATCGGCGCCGGCGAGGCTGGTGACTTCGCCAGCCAGGCCAAGGCGCTGGTCATGCCCGCGGCAGCGATCGCGCTGGGCTGGATCGGCTATATCGCCCGCATGGTGCGCGCCTCGATGATGGAGGTGATGGGCGAGCCGCACATCCGCACCGCGCGCTCGTTTGGTTTGCCGGAGTGGAAGATCGTCTCCAAATACGCGCTGCGCATCGCCATCATCCCGACCATCTCGCTGGTCGCCGTCGGCCTCGGCAGCATCCTGTCCAGCGCCGTCTTCGTCGAGGCGGTGTTTGCCCGGCCCGGCATCGGCAAGCTGATCACCGACGCCGTCAACACCCGCAATTATCCCGTCGTCATGGGCACGGTGCTGATCATGACCGCAATCTATGTCTCCATCACCATTGCCGCCGATCTGTTGATCGCACGGCTCGATCCGAGGGTGCGCGATGTCTTCCGTGGCTGA
- a CDS encoding aspartate aminotransferase, whose product MTIQSKFSGLGTDAAPGQEVRQLAGGIDTMLRGDAIGGRPVDFSHGDVDAFTPTPGSFEVFSAGVDAGGKQAYTEYRGDLGIREELAGRLAGFTGAPVDARDGMIITPGTQGALFLAVASTVSRGDKVAIVQPDYFANRKLVEFCEGEMLPVRMDYATAEGRSGLDLSQLEDAFKSGAKIFLFSNPNNPAGVVYSREEIETIAALASRYNATVIVDQLYARLLYAGVDYTHLRAQQLDAENIVTIMGPSKTESLSGYRLGVAFGSKEIIARMEKLQAIVSLRAGGYSQAVLRTWFDEPTGWMEQRIRQHQAIRDDLLKVFRATQGIQVRTTEAGSYIFPALPRLSVTAGDFVRILRLQAGVIVTPGTEFSPFSESSVRLNFSQDHAAAVAACERLVALADRYRA is encoded by the coding sequence ATGACGATCCAGAGCAAATTCAGCGGCCTCGGCACCGATGCCGCACCCGGACAGGAGGTCCGCCAGCTGGCCGGCGGCATCGACACGATGTTGCGCGGTGACGCGATCGGCGGGCGGCCGGTGGACTTTTCGCATGGCGACGTCGACGCATTCACGCCGACGCCCGGCTCGTTCGAGGTCTTTTCAGCCGGTGTCGATGCCGGCGGCAAGCAGGCCTACACCGAATATCGCGGCGATCTCGGCATTCGCGAAGAACTCGCCGGGCGGCTCGCAGGTTTCACCGGAGCGCCTGTTGATGCCCGTGACGGAATGATCATCACGCCCGGCACCCAGGGTGCCCTGTTCCTGGCCGTCGCCTCGACCGTGTCGCGGGGCGACAAGGTGGCGATCGTCCAGCCCGATTATTTTGCCAACCGCAAACTGGTGGAATTCTGCGAAGGCGAAATGCTGCCCGTGCGCATGGACTATGCGACGGCCGAAGGCCGCTCGGGCCTCGACCTCAGCCAGCTGGAAGATGCGTTCAAATCGGGCGCCAAAATCTTCCTGTTCTCGAACCCCAACAACCCGGCAGGCGTCGTCTACTCCCGCGAAGAGATCGAGACGATTGCCGCTCTGGCAAGCCGGTACAACGCCACCGTCATCGTCGATCAGCTCTACGCCCGTCTCCTCTACGCAGGCGTGGACTACACCCACTTGCGCGCGCAACAGCTGGATGCGGAAAACATCGTCACCATCATGGGACCGTCCAAGACGGAATCGCTCAGCGGCTATCGGCTTGGGGTGGCTTTCGGGTCGAAAGAAATCATTGCCCGGATGGAGAAGCTGCAGGCGATCGTGTCGCTACGCGCCGGCGGCTATAGCCAGGCCGTTCTGCGCACATGGTTCGACGAACCGACCGGCTGGATGGAGCAGCGCATTCGCCAGCACCAGGCGATCCGCGATGATCTTTTGAAGGTTTTCCGCGCGACGCAAGGCATCCAGGTCCGCACGACCGAAGCGGGCAGCTACATTTTTCCGGCCCTGCCCCGTCTGTCCGTCACAGCTGGTGATTTTGTCCGCATCCTGCGCCTGCAGGCAGGCGTCATCGTGACGCCTGGAACGGAGTTCAGCCCGTTCTCCGAAAGCAGCGTGCGCCTGAACTTTTCGCAGGACCACGCCGCCGCCGTTGCCGCCTGCGAGCGCCTGGTGGCTCTCGCCGACCGGTACCGCGCATAA
- a CDS encoding Transcriptional regulator, TetR family encodes MTEAQAEDAKRKRGAKKAPPRFSREQADVRRSMLIEAATRCLSVGGIGAFTIDRICKEAGVSRGLINHHFESLDGLLVEVYKSSLYASVNNQIAEAKRRRAEASDWPPEASLAALVHSNFSPEYFSRENLLIWLSLWGEIAVNPRLKEAHRELYDAYRAELAEDIAAVAVPRGRQVDAPSLARNFIALVDGLWLEWCLDESVVTPQAAEAAGFEMLEAQVGPLRDG; translated from the coding sequence ATGACGGAAGCCCAGGCAGAAGATGCAAAAAGGAAGCGCGGCGCGAAAAAGGCTCCGCCGCGCTTCAGCCGCGAACAGGCCGACGTGCGCCGTTCCATGCTGATCGAGGCGGCGACACGCTGCCTGTCGGTCGGCGGCATCGGCGCCTTCACCATCGACCGTATCTGCAAGGAGGCCGGTGTTTCGCGCGGCCTCATAAACCATCATTTCGAAAGCCTCGATGGATTGCTGGTCGAGGTCTACAAATCCTCGCTCTACGCCAGCGTCAACAACCAGATCGCCGAAGCCAAGCGCCGCCGTGCCGAGGCATCCGACTGGCCGCCGGAGGCATCGCTGGCCGCTTTGGTGCATTCCAATTTCTCGCCCGAATATTTCAGCCGCGAGAACCTTTTGATCTGGCTGTCGCTGTGGGGCGAGATCGCCGTCAACCCGCGCCTCAAGGAAGCGCACCGCGAACTCTACGATGCCTATCGGGCGGAACTCGCCGAGGACATCGCGGCGGTCGCGGTGCCACGCGGCAGGCAAGTCGACGCTCCGTCGCTGGCGCGCAATTTCATCGCTTTGGTCGACGGGCTCTGGCTCGAATGGTGCCTCGATGAAAGCGTGGTGACGCCGCAGGCGGCGGAGGCGGCGGGGTTTGAGATGCTCGAAGCGCAGGTGGGGCCGCTGCGGGACGGTTGA
- a CDS encoding Dipeptide ABC transporter, permease protein: MSSVADASLSVPGRQRFVLLRALLADPFTCVALILVTSFLVTAIFAPWLAPYSPVKIDVLHKLQPPSAEHWFGTDHLGRDLLSRVIYGARTALTIAMVSVAIAGAIGLMLGLIAGYGPRWLDAMLVLSFDSLNSLPMIMFALAIITVLGAGTGTLIIVIAATSFPSYARLIRAQTLALKNSDYILAERLIDASAARIIFIHLLPNVVGPLIILLSMDIPVVIMVEAGLSFLGLGVRPPTPSWGSILYDGYTSIRSAPFMVIFGGLPLVLATLGFTFLGEGLRDYLDPRLQLRRPA; this comes from the coding sequence ATGTCTTCCGTGGCTGATGCCTCGCTGTCCGTTCCGGGCCGACAACGCTTTGTGCTGCTGCGCGCGCTGCTTGCCGATCCGTTCACTTGCGTGGCGCTGATCCTGGTCACAAGCTTCCTCGTCACCGCCATTTTCGCGCCGTGGCTGGCGCCCTATTCGCCGGTCAAGATCGACGTGCTGCACAAGTTGCAGCCGCCGTCGGCGGAGCATTGGTTCGGCACCGATCATCTCGGCCGCGATCTCCTGTCGCGCGTCATCTACGGCGCGCGCACGGCACTCACCATCGCCATGGTGTCGGTGGCCATTGCCGGCGCCATCGGCCTGATGCTCGGCCTGATCGCCGGCTATGGCCCGCGCTGGCTCGACGCCATGCTGGTGCTGAGCTTCGACAGCCTGAATTCGCTGCCGATGATCATGTTCGCGCTCGCCATCATCACCGTGCTCGGCGCCGGCACCGGCACGCTGATCATCGTCATCGCCGCGACCTCGTTTCCAAGCTACGCCAGGCTGATCCGGGCGCAGACGCTGGCGCTGAAGAACAGCGACTATATCCTCGCCGAGCGGCTGATCGATGCCAGTGCCGCGCGCATCATCTTCATCCACCTTCTGCCCAATGTGGTGGGACCGCTGATCATCCTTCTGTCGATGGATATCCCGGTGGTCATCATGGTCGAGGCCGGCCTGAGTTTCCTCGGTCTTGGCGTCCGTCCGCCGACGCCGTCCTGGGGCTCGATTCTCTATGACGGTTACACTTCGATCCGCTCGGCACCGTTCATGGTCATTTTCGGCGGGCTGCCGCTGGTGTTGGCGACTCTCGGCTTCACCTTTCTCGGCGAAGGCCTGCGCGACTATCTCGATCCGCGCCTGCAATTGCGGAGGCCGGCATGA
- a CDS encoding Oligopeptide transporter subunit ATP-binding component of ABC superfamily has translation MNPLLAVEDLSVSFVRGGLLSRLINPFPLPGFNVIDGVTLSLMPGETLGLVGESGSGKTTLARTILGLIRAAAGRIVFEGRDVATPADFRAMRRRSAMMFQDPVASLSPRLRIGTLLTEPQIIQGVPMPDRRAAAKALLALVGLPASFVDRFPHELSGGQARRVGVARALAMKPHLLLADEPTAGLDVSVQGDVLNLIGELKRELGFAAMIVTHNLAMIRHVSDRLAIMYLGRLVETGPTQDVFSAPMHPYTATLIQSEPIPDPRRRSQTPAVTGEIPSVFRRPSGCEFHTRCPIARERCRTEAPAYRPMGADRMVRCHFPLETGGQEREAFSRASANQRGN, from the coding sequence ATGAACCCGCTGCTCGCCGTGGAAGACCTCTCCGTGAGCTTCGTGCGCGGCGGCTTGCTCAGCCGGCTGATCAATCCGTTCCCGCTGCCGGGCTTCAATGTCATCGACGGCGTGACGTTGTCGCTGATGCCGGGCGAGACGCTCGGGCTGGTCGGCGAATCCGGCTCCGGCAAGACGACGCTGGCGCGCACCATTCTCGGGCTCATCCGGGCCGCCGCCGGCCGCATCGTCTTCGAGGGCAGGGATGTGGCGACGCCGGCCGATTTCCGCGCCATGCGCCGGCGTTCGGCGATGATGTTCCAGGATCCGGTCGCCTCGCTCAGCCCGCGCCTGCGCATCGGCACGCTGCTCACCGAGCCACAGATCATTCAGGGCGTGCCGATGCCGGACCGCCGCGCCGCGGCCAAGGCGCTGCTGGCGCTGGTCGGATTGCCCGCTTCCTTCGTCGACCGCTTTCCGCATGAGCTGTCGGGCGGCCAGGCGCGCCGCGTCGGCGTGGCTCGCGCTTTGGCGATGAAGCCGCATCTGCTGCTCGCCGACGAGCCGACAGCCGGCCTCGATGTCTCGGTGCAAGGCGATGTGCTCAACCTCATCGGCGAGCTGAAGCGCGAACTGGGTTTCGCCGCCATGATCGTCACCCACAACCTGGCCATGATCCGCCATGTCAGCGACCGGCTGGCCATCATGTATCTCGGCCGGCTGGTCGAAACGGGTCCAACGCAGGATGTGTTTTCGGCGCCGATGCATCCCTACACCGCGACGCTCATCCAGTCCGAGCCGATCCCCGATCCGCGACGGCGCAGCCAGACCCCGGCCGTCACCGGCGAGATTCCGAGCGTGTTCCGGCGGCCCTCGGGCTGCGAGTTCCACACGCGCTGCCCGATCGCGCGCGAGCGTTGCAGGACCGAGGCGCCGGCCTATCGGCCGATGGGCGCCGACCGGATGGTGCGCTGCCATTTCCCGCTGGAGACAGGCGGGCAAGAACGGGAAGCCTTCTCACGCGCTTCCGCAAACCAAAGGGGAAACTGA
- a CDS encoding Sarcosine oxidase subunit gamma family protein yields MAPISHSGTSIGHSGHVDPSLRRNAIAHRLSRKDGPLRANENVVFDCTHTERFGLRGPGTLAWLAEAGLSLPEAVNTALTLSCGTSVLRLGQQEVLLAAPPGVGGARLRDLRKAWHDSELSSKGYDAYRDEGWAWFVISGPAAPALMRRISMADLRPESLKPGDLAQTRALHLDAVVARFDRFGAVSYDIFIDIASAAFALDVLTETAAGTNSGFQFAALHAAE; encoded by the coding sequence ATGGCCCCGATCAGCCATAGCGGGACATCGATCGGGCATTCCGGCCATGTCGATCCGAGCTTACGCCGCAATGCCATCGCCCACCGCCTGAGCCGGAAGGATGGTCCCCTCAGAGCCAATGAGAACGTCGTTTTCGATTGCACGCACACCGAACGCTTCGGGCTGCGTGGCCCCGGTACGCTTGCCTGGCTCGCTGAAGCAGGCCTGTCCCTGCCGGAGGCGGTGAACACCGCCCTTACCTTGTCTTGCGGTACATCCGTGCTGCGACTTGGCCAGCAGGAGGTGCTGCTGGCCGCACCTCCCGGCGTCGGCGGTGCGCGGTTGCGCGACCTGCGCAAGGCCTGGCACGACAGTGAGCTTTCCTCCAAGGGATATGACGCCTATCGCGACGAAGGGTGGGCGTGGTTCGTGATATCGGGCCCCGCGGCGCCCGCGCTGATGCGGCGGATTTCGATGGCCGACCTGAGGCCGGAAAGCCTGAAGCCCGGCGATCTCGCGCAGACCCGCGCCTTGCATCTGGACGCGGTGGTGGCCCGCTTCGACCGGTTCGGTGCGGTGTCCTACGACATCTTCATCGACATCGCCTCGGCGGCGTTTGCGCTGGATGTCCTGACGGAGACCGCGGCGGGGACGAATTCCGGCTTTCAATTCGCGGCTCTTCACGCCGCTGAATAG
- a CDS encoding Oligopeptide transporter subunit ATP-binding component of ABC superfamily, translating to MTGSLAASDLSVRYETPHGAVHALRHVDIEAHPGEVIGIVGESGCGKSTLVTALANLLPANARIDGSIRYNGVDLAKLDAHRQRLLRGDEIALVSQDPMTAFNPVLTIGDQLVDFQHHRKDLGRAQKRARIAAMLGRVGIADAERRMRSFPHELSGGMRQRVAIAAALLTDPGLLIADEPTTALDVTMEAQIIHLLRELRREYNGIIIVVSHHLGVIAELCDRVYVMYAGEVVEGGEVDAIFHDARHPYTQALLACDPARFHERLDRLPTIPGSLPSLTLQPSGCVYVPRCDRAFAPCASIAPPLVRLAATHVARCHAVTP from the coding sequence ATGACTGGCTCGCTCGCCGCCAGCGATCTCAGCGTCCGCTACGAGACGCCGCATGGCGCGGTGCATGCGCTGCGCCATGTCGATATCGAGGCGCATCCCGGCGAGGTCATCGGCATTGTCGGCGAGAGCGGCTGCGGCAAGTCCACGCTGGTCACCGCACTGGCGAATCTTCTGCCGGCCAATGCCCGCATCGACGGGTCGATCCGCTACAACGGCGTCGACCTGGCCAAGCTCGACGCGCATCGCCAGCGGCTGCTGCGCGGCGACGAGATCGCGCTGGTCAGCCAGGATCCGATGACGGCGTTCAACCCGGTGCTGACCATCGGCGACCAGCTCGTCGATTTCCAGCACCACCGCAAGGATCTTGGCCGGGCGCAGAAGCGGGCGCGCATCGCCGCCATGCTTGGCCGCGTCGGCATTGCCGATGCCGAACGGCGCATGCGCAGCTTCCCGCACGAACTGTCCGGCGGCATGCGCCAGCGCGTCGCCATTGCCGCCGCGCTGCTGACCGATCCCGGCCTTCTCATCGCCGACGAGCCGACGACGGCGCTCGACGTCACCATGGAGGCGCAGATCATCCATCTGCTGCGCGAACTGCGGCGCGAGTATAACGGCATCATCATCGTCGTTTCGCACCATCTCGGCGTCATCGCCGAACTCTGCGACCGGGTCTATGTCATGTATGCCGGCGAGGTGGTCGAGGGCGGTGAGGTCGATGCGATCTTCCACGATGCCAGGCATCCCTACACGCAAGCGCTGCTCGCCTGCGACCCCGCCCGTTTCCATGAGCGGCTGGACAGGCTGCCGACCATTCCGGGCTCCCTGCCCAGCCTGACCCTGCAGCCGTCGGGATGCGTCTACGTCCCGCGCTGCGACCGCGCCTTCGCACCATGCGCTTCCATCGCGCCACCGCTGGTGAGGCTCGCCGCGACCCATGTCGCGCGCTGCCATGCGGTGACGCCATGA
- a CDS encoding metal-dependent phosphohydrolase-like protein, with protein METVKFTQMKDGDREDYAFLTEHETEYATGTADRLLAAMVELEKSLSGYKVTRLGHSLQAATRAWNAGADIDWVVSALLHDIGDIYAPYNHDEYAAAILRPFVREQCAWVVEKHGDFQLIYYGEHVGANPHKRDAFRNSAYFDDCAEFCEKWDQSSFDPDYPTRPLDFFAPLVREVFARKSYDPAIVRPGMRIAMSDEAAAAERSRL; from the coding sequence ATGGAAACCGTGAAGTTCACCCAGATGAAGGATGGCGACCGCGAGGACTATGCCTTCCTCACCGAACATGAGACCGAATACGCCACCGGCACGGCCGACCGGCTTCTGGCGGCTATGGTCGAACTCGAAAAATCTCTATCGGGCTACAAGGTGACGCGGCTCGGCCATTCGCTGCAGGCCGCGACGCGCGCCTGGAATGCCGGCGCCGATATCGACTGGGTGGTGTCGGCGCTGCTGCATGACATCGGCGATATTTATGCGCCCTACAATCATGACGAATACGCGGCCGCCATCCTGCGTCCGTTCGTGCGCGAGCAATGCGCCTGGGTGGTGGAAAAGCATGGCGATTTCCAGCTGATCTACTATGGCGAGCATGTCGGTGCGAACCCGCACAAGCGGGATGCCTTCAGGAACAGCGCCTATTTCGACGACTGCGCCGAGTTCTGCGAGAAATGGGACCAGTCGAGCTTCGATCCGGACTATCCCACACGGCCGCTGGATTTCTTCGCGCCGCTGGTGCGGGAAGTCTTCGCCCGCAAGAGCTACGATCCCGCCATCGTCAGGCCTGGAATGCGCATTGCGATGTCGGATGAAGCGGCCGCCGCCGAGCGATCGCGCCTGTAG
- a CDS encoding Transcriptional regulator, LysR family, with translation MQIELLDTFLDLIETRNFNRTAERLGITQSTVSSRIRTLETLLDKQLFIRGKSGTEPTVAGLRFEEHARAVRLRWLDARREIQTVGKFDRLIRIGIQFELYERVLGGWLEWVRATMPKLAIYVEIDYSNQMILDLTTGSLDLAVLYSPQHLPDMHYEQIAEENFVMVSTRGVAFGAVTPADYIRANYSAFFNRAHRQMLPELENSPVSTGNGGAVAYLLRSRGGTAFVTETVATRLRQEGVAEFVADAPKISHPIYSAVHVRHHHSHTHIRLLKALKQMTA, from the coding sequence ATGCAGATCGAACTCTTGGACACGTTCCTCGACCTTATCGAAACCCGCAACTTCAACAGGACGGCGGAGCGCCTTGGCATCACCCAGTCGACCGTTTCGAGCCGCATCCGCACGCTCGAGACATTGCTCGACAAGCAGCTCTTCATCCGCGGCAAGAGCGGCACGGAACCGACCGTCGCCGGCCTGAGGTTCGAGGAGCATGCGCGCGCGGTCAGGCTGCGCTGGCTCGACGCCCGCCGCGAAATCCAGACGGTCGGCAAGTTCGACCGGCTGATCCGCATCGGCATCCAGTTCGAGCTCTACGAACGCGTGCTGGGAGGATGGCTGGAATGGGTGCGGGCGACGATGCCCAAACTGGCGATCTATGTCGAGATCGACTACTCCAACCAGATGATCCTCGATCTCACCACCGGCAGCCTCGATCTGGCGGTGCTCTATTCGCCGCAGCACCTGCCGGACATGCATTACGAGCAGATCGCCGAGGAGAATTTCGTCATGGTGTCGACGCGCGGCGTTGCCTTCGGCGCGGTCACGCCGGCCGACTATATCCGGGCCAACTATTCGGCCTTCTTCAACCGCGCCCACAGGCAGATGCTGCCGGAGCTTGAAAACAGCCCGGTCTCGACCGGAAATGGCGGCGCTGTCGCCTATCTCTTGCGAAGTCGGGGCGGGACCGCTTTCGTCACCGAGACGGTGGCGACCAGGTTGCGGCAGGAGGGCGTGGCGGAATTCGTCGCCGATGCGCCGAAGATTTCACATCCCATCTATTCGGCCGTCCATGTCAGGCACCATCATTCCCACACCCATATTCGCCTGCTCAAGGCGCTCAAGCAGATGACCGCATAG